A region of the Myxococcus stipitatus DSM 14675 genome:
CCCGAATCATCAGAACAGCTGCCCCTGGTGCAAGCTGCTCGCCGACGGGGGCCCCGCTTTCTTCCTGGGCCTCAATGCGGTGCTCCACCACACATTCAATGCACGCGCGGTCGACCTCGATTCACTCTGGGCCGAACTGTCTCGAATTCCCGCGCTCAATCTTCCAGCGAAGCCCACCGCGTCGCCCGCCCGGGTCGCCGCGCCGTTGCCAGCTGACGCAACCCAGACATTGGGGCGCATCGCGCTCGTGCGGTCCTTCTGTGCCATGACAGGCGCCATCGTCACGATGGGGGTATGGATTGGAGTGACGGCGTCCCCGCAGATGGGCCTCTTCCTTGGGATTCCAGCCGCGGTGTTCGTCCTGATAAGCAAGGTCTACTGGTGGTGGCTTCGTCGAAGCGACGTCGTCGACACGATTCTCCGTGAGCGGCAGGCCACGAACACCGCGGCACAGACCGCACTGATGAACGCACGGAAGGAATGGGAAGGGCTCGCGCCTCTCATCGCGACCACCCAGAATCACCGTGCACAACTCGAAACGTTGAGACGCGATTACATCCACCTGCAGCCAACGTTCGAGTCCGAGAACAATCAACTGATCAAGAGCAAGGAAGCGTCGCAGAAGCGTGACTTCCTCCGCAATGTGTTCATCCGGAACCATTCCATTCGAAACATCGGTGATGGACGGAAGGCGATGCTCCGCAGCTATCACGTGGAAACAGCTCTGGATGTCCTGACCCATCGAATCCTCGGAGTCGTTCCTGGATTTGGTCCTGCCCTGACAGACGCACTGACCGACTGGGCACGTGCTGTCGAAGCCCAGTTCCGTTTCGATGCCAGAAAAGGAGTGAGCGATCAGGAGCGCAATGCGCTCGTCGCCAGGTTCCTTCAACGACAAGCCCAGCTGAAGAGCAGGATCGAGCAGACCCTCGAGGAGCTGCGAACCCAGACGCGTACGATTTCGACCCAGCTCTCCACGGTACAGGAGCGACTCACCCACTGCCTCACGGCCGTTGCCCAGGCCCATCTGGACCTTGCCAGCCTTGCTCCAGGAAGTGCCTCGGGAACAAAGGTTCCGTTCTGGGGCGGGCGCGGCTACTGGACGATGCTCGCCACCCTGGTGGCACTTGCCCTCTTCGTGGCGGAAGGAGACGCGATCTACTCGGCGCTTACTGCGCCCATCTATGTCCGCCCTGAAGGCGCGGTTGTCGCTCCTGACGCACCGAAGCCAGTCGCTGAAGTCCTTCCCCCTCCGCTGCCCATTCCTCGTGACTGCGTCGTCAGGTCGACTCCAGCCGTGAGTGCTCTTCGCATGGGAACGGTCTCCGCCAACACGCCCCTCATCGTCACCGCGAAACAGGATGGGTGGAGGAAGGTCCTCTTGCCAGAGGGCCAGGAAGGTTGGACTGGGCCGCGCTGCTGGATGCGCCTCGCATCAACAGGCGGAGCCTGTAGAGGTGACGAGGACTGTTCGAGCACTCAATGCAGCCTTCCGCTCGAAGGCCAGAGCATGGGCCAATGCCTCTGACTCCGTTCGTTTCGCGGGTGATGCCCGCTGCGATGCGGGCTCGACGATGCGTCACCCTCATCTTGCCCTTGGTGTGCGGCTGTCCGTTGTCCTGGCAGAAGACCTAATGGCCTCGTAGATGCGAGGGGCTCCACTCCCGACGTCGGGACGTCTCCGGTCCATTCTCACCCGCCCTGGGCAAGTCCTCAACGCCCGGTCAGAGGGTGTGGCGAGCCTGGAGCCTTCGATGCTGCAACTCAAGGAATCGCGCTGTGGAGTCCTTCACGTCCGATGTCGAGAGCGGTGGGGCGGAAATGGAGGGTCATGAGGCGCTCGCGTGCGACTCGACATTTCTGTGCCGCCGCCTGGCACGGGGGAGGCGGGAGATGAAGGGCTTCTGCGCCGACGGGGCTCGGGGCTGAAGGGTGCCTCGGCCGACCCGTCCGCCCGTGGTTGGCTTCCGCTCACGTGCCTCCCGCGACCGTTGAGCCGTCACGGCGACTGTCGCGCCCATCGCTTTGCGACACTCGGTTGGGTTTGGCGCTCGAGGAGCGTGTCCCGAAGGAGGATGATGATGTTGCGTGTACCCGAGTCCGAGGTTGCGGTGGGTGAAGGCGTGGCACTCGAAGTGCGCGAGTCGCTCCCGTGGGACAGGCGTGCGGAGCTGGGCGGGTTGGCGGCGTTCAGTCAGACGTGCCGAGACGTGCTGCTGCGTCCCGTTTCGACTTTCGAGCGGATGAAGCCAGAGGAAAGCGTGGGGGGCTCCCTGCTCTTCGCGTTGCTCTGCTACGCCGTGGCCTGCTTCCCCACGTGCGGTCTCTACTTCCTCCTCGAGTCCTTGAGGGATGGCGACACCTGGAACCTCGGGCGAAGATACTTTGGCGCCAGGGACTCGGAGGTGAGGAGCTTCATCATCTACTTGGGGTTGTCACCACTGGTGTTGCCTGTCGTGACGCTCGTGGCCGCTGGGCTGGACCACGCGTTGTTGCGAGGGGGCGGATCTGCTCGTTCGTTCCACACGACGCTGCGTGGCCATGTCTTGTCTCTGGCGCCCTGCCTGGTAGGGCTGCTGCCTTGCTTCTCGTTGCCGGTGATTCCGCTCTGGTGCCTCGGGTTGCGCATCGTGGCGCACCGGAAGCTGCATCGCGTGAGCTGGACCCACGCCATGTTCGGTTCCCTGGGGTTCCCCATCGCCGTCGTCGTGGGATGGTTTCTGTTCATCAGCATCGTCTTGATGGCGTTCCTGTTGGACCCCATCGGAGGGTCCCTCGACAATGACTACCGCGACTACGACGGGGACGGCGTGTCGGATACGGGGTGAGGAGTTGGGTGCAGCATGGCCATGGGCCTGTGTGCGCGCGTCCGGCCATCTTGACGTGCTTTCTCTGGGAGCTGTCGACCCGTAGCTGGCTTCCGCTCACGGGCCGTCCGAGACTGCTGAGCCGTCACGGCGACGGTCGCGTCCATCAGGTCCCGGTGCAAGGTGTGGACCCTGCGCCGGGACGGTGGACTCTGGATGGACTCCCTCCGGGGGGCGCCTTGGCGGTCCTCGCTCTACCTGTCGCCGCGGACCCTGCGCTGGGGGAGTGGGCTCAAGAGGAACACGAGCACGAAGGCGAACGGCGCTGACGCCCCGGGAGTGGTCGCACATCCTCCGCTCGAGGAGGGTGGCTCCTTCACGGGAGGCAGTTCGATGCGCGGAGGCACGACGAAGGCACGAGCCTCCGACGTGTCGTGCGCGCCCTGGCTATCCCTGGCGAGGACTCGCCAGGGACAGGGGCCCGGAGCGAGCCGCTCCGCCTCTCCCGTGAGTTTGTGCGACGTTGCACCGGAGAGCGTGAAGGTGCGGATGATGCGCCCGTTCTGGTGCAGCTCCAGCACGTGCTCCAGGGTATCCCCATCGAGATCCTGGCCGGCCTGCCACCGGAAGGTGTCGAACCCTCCCTCCAGCCGCGTGCCATCGGCGGGCTCGAGGAGCACGGGGGCGGATGGGGCGTCGTTGATGGCGGCCACCTGGAGGGTCACCGTGGCCAACTCGGACGTGTTGACGCCATCGGAGACGCCGACGAGCGCGAGGCTCAGTCCGAGGCGGAGTGGGCCGAGGGACCGTGGCGAGGCAGGATGGATGACATGGTGTCCGGAACGAGTGGTGGGGACCTGCGATGGCTTCGCGCGGCGGCGAACTGACTGAGACCTGGGGGGCGTGAGTGCTATTGCAGCGTTCATGCCCGGGTAAGGATGTCTTGGTTTGATGGGTTCTGGGTGGGCAAATCGTGGCACGGTGACGTGCTACTGCTGGCAGGCCGCCCAGGCTGGGTCATCCCAGATGGGAGCAAGCAGCTCGGCTCGATGAATGGACAGGTGGCTTGGATGACCTGCCCTCCATCGCGGACGTGGTGGTTCCATTCCTGGGGCATGATTCAATCATGTGGCTGTGTCATGAATGATCCCCGCGGCATCGAGGCTGGAGGCCAGCAGGGGCGTCACGGTAACGGTGCCCCGCGGCCCGAGTCTGGAATCCCACGCCTTCCGGAGCCTTGAGATAGACATACACATCGATGGACGACGACAACATATGCGACACCGAACTCATGCGCCACGGGGGGGACGATCCCCGCATTGGGAATTCGAGACTCCGCATCCGCGTCGGCGGAGGCTCGGCGACGATGAAGTTCGCGATTTCTTGTTGGGTGACAAGGAGCCATCGCGGGACCTCTCGTCCGATGTCGTGGTCCATGAGTCCGGAGACGTCTCCCAGTCCGCCACGGGCAGTGGGCTGCTCGCCGTGCAGCTCCTGCCGTGTGCAACCGTGTTCGACACGTGCTGCCGGGGACCGACGTCGATGAGTGGGGGCGCCACCCATGGCATCACTCCGGCGTTGACGTGGCAGGTCTCGTGAACCGGGACGTCGCCTTCGCGTGACGGCCTCGGGGTTCCTTGTCGCGGAGTCGGGTCGCGGACATGTGCGCACGGGGCGCCGCTCGCTTCTACCCGAGCATCTGTGCTTCTGATGGTCCCATGTTCATCATGTACCGCACCCCCGGCTTCGCAGCGGCTCCCTCACGCCACGGAAGCGGTGCGTGCGCACCGCGGGTGGAACCCGGCCTCTGCGCGCGGTCGTCTTGCTCCCGCTGCACGGATGCCGGGGGCCCGTTCTGACCGCCCAGGCCGTCGAGAAGCCGAAGCTGCGCGGCGTGCTGCACCAGTTCGCGGCCGTGGGTGCGCTGGGCGCCGGTGCGGTGCTGGTGTCCATGGCGCCCACGCTTCGGACCGCCACCGCCGCGGGGTTGTATGCCATCAGCCTTGTCGTGTTGTTCGCGGTCAGCGCCACCTACCACCGCGTGGACTGGTCCGTTCGCGCCCGGGCCTGGATGCGGAAGATGGACCACGCCTCCATCTTCATCCTCATCGCCGGTACGTATACGCCCATCGCCTTGATTGGCCTCTCCGGTGCCGCGGGCGACAGCCTGTTGCTCGCCATCTGGTCCGGCGCCCTGCTGGGGGTCGTGAAGTCGCTGTTCTGGGCCCACGCCCCAAAGGTTCTCACCGCCGCGCTTGCACTCGCTGTCGGCTGGACGCTGGTGCCCTATCTCGGCGAGGTGCGCGCCGCACTCGGTGGCGTCGAACTGACGCTCATCCTCCTGGGGGGCGTCGCCTATACGTCCGGCGCCCTCGCCTATGCCTTGAAACGCCCCGACCTCCGCCCCGGCGTCTTTGGCTATCACGAGCTGTTCCACGCGTTGACCATCGTCGGCGCCCTGTTTCACTTCGTCGTCGTGCTGCGGCTCGTGCGCGCTGCGGGTGCGTAGGGCGGATTCAAGCGGTCGTCGCGACGCGTCCTCGAGCGACATGGCATCGTCTGCGGCATGCGCCGACGCGGCAACTGCTACGACAACGCGACCATGGAGAGTGGGTTCAGCACGCTCAAAAACGAGTTAGGAGAGGTCTTCGAGAGCCCCGTAATGCGAAGGTGAAGCTGTTCGACGACATCGAGGTCTTCAACAATCAGCAGCGTACGTACTCGGCAATCGTCTACGCTGCGCCGGCCGAGTTTGAATAGGCAGCGGCATCGTCAACCTGTCCACCG
Encoded here:
- a CDS encoding SH3 domain-containing protein; protein product: MAMQPRRLVDGTGRTVQLGQELRRGGEGIIFEVTGAPGCVAKVFLRTPSPEKTSKLLWMTSNRSGELERLAAWPVATLHEHRGGPPMGFIMPRIEGYKEIHNLYGLQSRRQHFPKADWAFLLTAAANCAVAFDAVHQLGHVVGDVNEGNLLVSPKDATVRLIDCDSFQVVAGHRVFLCDVATALFTPPELIGQNLKQVTRRATHDQFGLAVLIFHLLFLGRHPYSGRFLGMGEMSPERAISEHRFAFGRNAAALQMAAPPFVPALGFLPPSVGELFERAFDPHPERAGRPSAEEWTRHLLGLLKQLRTCPKDANHRYPNHQNSCPWCKLLADGGPAFFLGLNAVLHHTFNARAVDLDSLWAELSRIPALNLPAKPTASPARVAAPLPADATQTLGRIALVRSFCAMTGAIVTMGVWIGVTASPQMGLFLGIPAAVFVLISKVYWWWLRRSDVVDTILRERQATNTAAQTALMNARKEWEGLAPLIATTQNHRAQLETLRRDYIHLQPTFESENNQLIKSKEASQKRDFLRNVFIRNHSIRNIGDGRKAMLRSYHVETALDVLTHRILGVVPGFGPALTDALTDWARAVEAQFRFDARKGVSDQERNALVARFLQRQAQLKSRIEQTLEELRTQTRTISTQLSTVQERLTHCLTAVAQAHLDLASLAPGSASGTKVPFWGGRGYWTMLATLVALALFVAEGDAIYSALTAPIYVRPEGAVVAPDAPKPVAEVLPPPLPIPRDCVVRSTPAVSALRMGTVSANTPLIVTAKQDGWRKVLLPEGQEGWTGPRCWMRLASTGGACRGDEDCSSTQCSLPLEGQSMGQCL
- a CDS encoding YIP1 family protein, whose translation is MLRVPESEVAVGEGVALEVRESLPWDRRAELGGLAAFSQTCRDVLLRPVSTFERMKPEESVGGSLLFALLCYAVACFPTCGLYFLLESLRDGDTWNLGRRYFGARDSEVRSFIIYLGLSPLVLPVVTLVAAGLDHALLRGGGSARSFHTTLRGHVLSLAPCLVGLLPCFSLPVIPLWCLGLRIVAHRKLHRVSWTHAMFGSLGFPIAVVVGWFLFISIVLMAFLLDPIGGSLDNDYRDYDGDGVSDTG
- the trhA gene encoding PAQR family membrane homeostasis protein TrhA, which produces MLPLHGCRGPVLTAQAVEKPKLRGVLHQFAAVGALGAGAVLVSMAPTLRTATAAGLYAISLVVLFAVSATYHRVDWSVRARAWMRKMDHASIFILIAGTYTPIALIGLSGAAGDSLLLAIWSGALLGVVKSLFWAHAPKVLTAALALAVGWTLVPYLGEVRAALGGVELTLILLGGVAYTSGALAYALKRPDLRPGVFGYHELFHALTIVGALFHFVVVLRLVRAAGA